The DNA segment CTTGACAATTcctgaaaaatgagaaagcaAAAAACCATGCGAAAATACGTTTAGTAATGCTCTCTTCTGCAAATTCCAGCTCTTGTGTACAGTGATAATATGGAATCCACAGTACAGCATGAGCTGAAGCTGTGGTATTGTATGTCACGTTATCGTTGAGGACAAATTCTCACCGATAACGATGAATTAACTCATGAATACCCGTATGTGCTGTGGAAACGAGTTATACCTAGCTGCTATTCATAAGTGCGTCATTCGTCGCGAGTAAATGTTAGAcgataacgaaaaaaaatcattgagttagGTTTATTTTTGTTACAAATTAGCGAATTAAGTCGAAATTGTTGCCGAGGTATCTGCGGGATAAATATGCACTGCTCTGGGTTAAAAATGCCATACGTGACATTTATGTTAAACAGACGAGTGTGATATCCTAGAGGAAGTGGTGACAATATGCCACTGGTGGCGAAGATTACAAAATTTGAACGactaatatttaataatatacTTATAgtaaaaataaacttctacaTGGGGTGAATATGGGGtaaatccattaatttttattctattttggCCCCTTCTGCCCGGAAGCAGTAGAATTCATAGATTATCGAGGAAAAAACGAACTTTGTAACTATTTCTAAATAAAAGAGTCACCTAATTGCGATTTTTCCTCACAACTTAGGAaaattgttccgtaatttttcctgaatattatCGTCAACGAATGAAATAATCTCCTCGCAATCAGCGAGAGATTATCTGGTCAAGTACAACTTGGCGTCAGTCTATTGATTCCGGAGTTTtccgttgaaaattttcatataaaattttcacgtAATTTCCGCATTGCGCTTCAACAGCAACAATTTTGCCTTGGGCTCGAGCGCCAACTTCATACACTGCAGCCACAACCCATGCAATCGTTGCATAATccactatttttcatttggcaAAAGATAACGATATTCACGAGAGTTATTAGAAGAGGTCAGCGAGAAAAACCCGGAGTCATAATGTCATTGAATGGGGTCCGAGATGGCGTTGATGCGTAGTTTATTACATCGTCATTTGGCCCTCAATGCAACAGAACAAACAATTAAACGCGTCAAGAAAAATCCCATCACATGGTATTACTTACcgataacaaaataaaaatcaagttcTGTCGTGTACGTGAAAGATGATTGGTGACAAGATTACGATTACATTTCTTACGTGTTAATGTACCGCGTCACGGGATTTATCTCTGCTGGTTTCTTTACTGTCTAGAAACCGCTGGTTGCACTTTATTTTTGCGCTGCAGTTCAGAGCCAGGGGAAGTGAATAATCGATGGTCAATCTACCCCATAGTCCCTGAGCATGCACATAAGGCTGCCCACGCACTCCCTGGGATTCTTATCCCAGGGAGTGCGACGTCAACGATGCACACGTCAACGAGGTAAAAATTTTCGGGTAACGCCCTGACATTTCCAATGTCACATGTTTCACAGGTACGAGAATGCCGAGGAAGAGcgtgacaattaaaaaaaaatataaacttttGTTGACTCCTCTGCCAAACTTGAAATCCACGAATGTGCATATATTACTTTTCCAAGGCCATTTGATACGATCCACCAATGGTTCTCAACTCTATTATCCCAGCATTCCCTTCTGTATTTATTCCGGCCGTATTTGGAGAACTTCATGGACAGTAACGATGCGAATGGAATGTCAGGGCCTGAAACCGGCGTTTATTCTATTCTAAATATACGGGGAAGCGTTTCCTAGTGTTCCTCGTGCATACACTATTTTTCCTCATGCAATTATGCACTCGGTGGAATTTCATCGATTGACGATTCATATGGTGATTGTGTTGTGCAATATGAACGAGGAAATGAATTAAACACGTCACATGTTATTGCGAAACACATCTGTCTAGGGACAGTCTACTAACTACTTTCCGGGTAGTTCTGGCTCTTCTTTTCTTTATCTCGAAATTCGAACTATCGCATCTCGACTATTTGACACTATGTCTCGGTTAATGTGAGCATTATTTGCGAGGCTCGTTTTTGCGTAGTTGAGCGAGTAAACTCACCTTTTTTTCTCGCTAATAAAGCGGCAAAAAATCGTTGTTTATTTCAATGGAGGTATGGACGGTAAACGACTGTCGTGTGAATCGACGGAACGCGAACTGATGGTTGAAGGCTATTGCCGAGGTGCACTGGTGGTTTGCCGAGTACACAAGTACGTATATACTATTGCGGAAAGATGATCCCACAGAGCGGTTGTGTGGGTGCAGAGTGGGGGAGTCCACAGAATTCCGACGTtcggagaattgaaaaaaaaaaaaagtttgataCTGTATCACTCTGACGCCTTTTGTGCGATGGTTCTGATGATTTAATTAGTTTTTAACTGATATCGCTATGAGCCTTCGGCTTTAGTGTATATGCTTTTCCAAAACATGGGATGAGTACCGCGGGAGACCGTAAGCAGTGCTGTGTACTCGATGTGTTCTGCTGGTGGTGCACAGAGGTCGCCATCTACAAATATCTTTTGGCCATGAGGGTTCCGCCTACGATGCACAGAGGTCGCTAGTTGCAGTAGCCAAACTcatgttggatttttaattatttatttaaagataAATGAGACAGTAACAAAACATTTTAAGGTCAGTACGAATGAGTACAAATCTAGTACAAACGATGGGATTATTTGAGTTTGCGAATGGCAATCCCTTGGGGCTATTTACGCGAATTCACTCTAGTGTGTATGTAGGACTATTGAATCCCTGTGTTAGTGACGTTCCAAGTTCCGTAAGGGTTCTCAGTGCTTAGCATCATTGGCATAAAATCCTGAAAAAGAAACGAAACTGAAACGGCATGTCCGAAGTGTCGAGTGAACCTCAAAGTGATCAGGCTTATTGCTTCAAATGGAGCGATTATCAGAATCATCTGTCGACAGTTGTCAGACAATTGCTAGAAGAGGATTCCATGGTAGACGTTACGCTGTGCGTTGCTGGAGAACGTATTCATGCACATCGGATTGTATTATGCGCCTGCAGTGCGCTTTTTCAAGTATGTAAACAATGCAGGTTTGACGTTTCCATGGGTTCACGTTGAGTCCAACTTTTGGTACTGAGTTTTTCTTTCGTAGGAAATTCTGAGTGAAACAAGCGAAGATCATCCTACCATCATCATTAGTGACATTGCAGCTGATGATGTCAGGTCTATTGTGGAGTTTTCATATCAGGGAGAAGTTAGAATACCTGTGGAGAATATAACAAACTTGTTGGATGCTGCACAGCTGTTGAAAATCAGTGGATTGATGGAGGTAATTATTTTATGCgggaagttgaaaaattttgggtTATGAGGTGATTGGGTGGAATGCGAGATATTTTAACAGGCCATCTCCATGGTACCAATGCTCTTTTGCAAGGGATAATTAATGCTTCATGAGTAGAATCCTTGttgttttaattaatgaaagattttgaattgcaattatttatttataaataacgaGTACCCTGAACAAATCATATCAAAAATCCAATCTCTAACTAAGACCTTTGTTCTTATTTATCATGAGATTGAAGGACTCGATGAGCATGATACGACTGTAAATAAAGATCAAATCGAAGAATTGGATGATGATGAAGTATCACCAGACCGTGAAGACGCTGCGATATCGGATCCAATTGAACAGCAGACAGGGAAAGATGCTAACGTTGGCGAGATCGATTCcattgggaaaaaaaagaaggagaaaaaGAGGACGATAGACACCTCGAAAAAGGTGTACAACGATGAAATGCTGGACGCTGCTATAAATGATCTGAAGGATGGCAAAACATTGATTGAAGCTTCTGTTAAGAATCATATTCCAAGATCGACACTCTACATGAAAGCGAAGGCACTCGGTATTCAATTACATGCTGCGCGAAATGAATACCCAGCTGCATGTATGCAGTCTGCAATTGAGACAGTAGTCGGTGAGTATTAATCGTGCGGAGGGACCATTATTGTCCCTTTGGAATCTTCTATTTCCCTCATCTTTCGGGGATTCTCTAAGGTCTCCAGTGTAATTTATATGGACTTAAATTAATTGGATCGTGCTTCTCTTCTCGCAGGTGGGGCAAGTCTACAGCAAGCAGCTGAAATGTATGGTATACCAAAGACTGTTCTTTGGAGGCGAATACAAAAAGAAGGATCTCAAATAAACAGGCCAGAAACGAAAAGACAGTACGCATCTGAGAAAAGACTTGCGGCTGTTAAAGCACTCGAGAGAGGAGAAAGGCTTACGAAAGTCTCCAAtgaatttaatgttaatattgATTGTCATTTGCACATACTTAACTATGCAAGTATTCCTGAAACTAAACGGCTTGGCAATTAATATTGGAAGA comes from the Diachasmimorpha longicaudata isolate KC_UGA_2023 chromosome 11, iyDiaLong2, whole genome shotgun sequence genome and includes:
- the LOC135167656 gene encoding uncharacterized protein LOC135167656 isoform X2 codes for the protein MSEVSSEPQSDQAYCFKWSDYQNHLSTVVRQLLEEDSMVDVTLCVAGERIHAHRIVLCACSALFQEILSETSEDHPTIIISDIAADDVRSIVEFSYQGEVRIPVENITNLLDAAQLLKISGLMEIEGLDEHDTTVNKDQIEELDDDEVSPDREDAAISDPIEQQTGKDANVGEIDSIGKKKKEKKRTIDTSKKVYNDEMLDAAINDLKDGKTLIEASVKNHIPRSTLYMKAKALGIQLHAARNEYPAACMQSAIETVVGGASLQQAAEMYGIPKTVLWRRIQKEGSQINRPETKRQYASEKRLAAVKALERGERLTKVSNEFNVNIDCHLHILNYIPKTTLFRDKVKLVDEGKLPESFWKRRRTDDEGLKKSRLEKAVAACKDGRMSQAAAAILYGIPKTTIWRKLQQATKKNEDESSPQVSKRRKKDDVQIKSENADDDFPFCEVTSEIPITYIDEDNIPPESVIILTTEDVDTLSLEGNRQIIVNENSAQQYIPCSIGIEDNPTYSSTAS
- the LOC135167656 gene encoding uncharacterized protein LOC135167656 isoform X1, whose translation is MSEVSSEPQSDQAYCFKWSDYQNHLSTVVRQLLEEDSMVDVTLCVAGERIHAHRIVLCACSALFQEILSETSEDHPTIIISDIAADDVRSIVEFSYQGEVRIPVENITNLLDAAQLLKISGLMEIEGLDEHDTTVNKDQIEELDDDEVSPDREDAAISDPIEQQTGKDANVGEIDSIGKKKKEKKRTIDTSKKVYNDEMLDAAINDLKDGKTLIEASVKNHIPRSTLYMKAKALGIQLHAARNEYPAACMQSAIETVVGGASLQQAAEMYGIPKTVLWRRIQKEGSQINRPETKRQYASEKRLAAVKALERGERLTKVSNEFNIPKTTLFRDKVKLVDEGKLPESFWKRRRTDDEGLKKSRLEKAVAACKDGRMSQAAAAILYGIPKTTIWRKLQQATKKNEDESSPQVSKRRKKDDVQIKSENADDDFPFCEVTSEIPITYIDEDNIPPESVIILTTEDVDTLSLEGNRQIIVNENSAQQYIPCSIGIEDNPTYSSTAS